From Calothrix sp. PCC 6303, a single genomic window includes:
- the petH gene encoding ferredoxin--NADP reductase: protein MNNQGAVEGAASAASSSRIFVYEVVGLRQSQESAVANYSIRKSGSVFLRVPYNRMNQEMRRVARQGGKIVSIQTVEAFEQNNGNGIANNQGNGTATPETANSGGEGIAAKPAEQKPKKTKEGNTMTQAKAKHADVPVNIYRPNAPFVGKCISNEALVKEGGIGLVQHLKFNLEGGDLRYLEGQSIGIIPPGLDKNGKPEKLRLYSIGSTRHGDDMNDKTVSLCVRQLEYKHPESGETVYGVCSTYLCNLKPGDEVKITGPVGKEMLLPDDPEANVIMMATGTGIAPMRTYLWRMFKDNERAANPDYQFKGFAWLIFGIPTSANILYKEELEEIESRYPNNFRLTNAISREQKNAQGGRMYIQDRVAEHADELWNLIKNEKTHTYICGLRGMEDGIDAALTIAAAKDGVTWSDYQKEIKRAGRWHVETY, encoded by the coding sequence ATGAACAATCAAGGTGCTGTTGAAGGTGCTGCTAGTGCGGCATCAAGTAGCCGTATCTTCGTTTACGAAGTGGTGGGTCTGCGTCAAAGTCAAGAAAGCGCAGTTGCAAACTACTCAATTCGCAAAAGTGGCAGCGTATTTCTCAGGGTGCCTTACAACCGCATGAATCAAGAAATGCGGCGTGTCGCTCGTCAAGGCGGTAAAATTGTTAGTATTCAGACCGTTGAGGCATTTGAGCAAAATAACGGGAATGGAATTGCTAACAATCAGGGTAATGGAACAGCTACACCTGAAACAGCTAACAGTGGTGGAGAAGGCATTGCCGCAAAGCCAGCTGAGCAAAAGCCCAAGAAGACTAAAGAAGGCAATACCATGACTCAAGCGAAAGCTAAACATGCTGATGTTCCCGTAAATATTTATCGTCCCAATGCTCCTTTTGTTGGTAAGTGTATTTCCAATGAAGCTTTGGTGAAAGAGGGTGGAATTGGTTTGGTTCAGCACCTCAAGTTTAATTTGGAAGGTGGTGATTTAAGATACCTTGAAGGTCAAAGTATTGGTATTATCCCTCCTGGTTTAGACAAGAACGGCAAGCCTGAGAAGCTGAGACTTTATTCAATTGGTTCAACTCGTCACGGCGATGACATGAACGATAAAACTGTATCGTTGTGTGTTCGTCAGTTGGAATACAAGCACCCAGAAAGCGGCGAGACTGTTTATGGTGTTTGTTCAACTTACCTGTGTAATTTAAAACCAGGTGATGAGGTGAAAATCACTGGACCAGTTGGGAAGGAAATGTTGTTACCTGATGATCCAGAAGCTAACGTGATTATGATGGCAACTGGTACAGGTATTGCGCCAATGCGGACTTACTTGTGGCGGATGTTCAAAGATAATGAAAGGGCTGCTAATCCAGATTATCAGTTCAAAGGTTTTGCTTGGTTGATCTTCGGGATTCCCACATCAGCGAACATTCTCTATAAAGAAGAGTTGGAAGAAATCGAGAGTCGTTATCCCAATAACTTCCGTTTGACTAATGCCATTAGCCGTGAACAGAAAAACGCTCAGGGTGGCAGAATGTACATCCAAGATCGTGTAGCTGAACATGCTGATGAACTGTGGAACTTGATTAAGAATGAGAAAACTCATACTTATATTTGCGGTTTACGGGGTATGGAAGATGGTATTGATGCAGCACTAACTATTGCTGCGGCTAAAGATGGTGTAACTTGGAGTGATTACCAGAAGGAAATTAAGAGAGCTGGTCGTTGGCACGTTGAGACATATTAG